Below is a window of Cytophagaceae bacterium DNA.
ATGAAAACTTTGTATAAGAATATTCCTATTTTTGATGAAACGGTTTCAGATGAGGATATACTTAAAGTTTCAAATACTCTCTCAAACGAAGAATCATGGAATAAAATAGCTGCTGATTTTCAATTTGCTGTTGAAAACCTTCCGGCAAATCAGTCAGAAATAGGAAGAGCAAATAAGTATGCTGCTCAGGCCTATTTGGCAAAACTTAGACTTTATCAGGCTTATGAACAAGATGCCAGTCATAAAGTTGTGAATATCAACAAAACAAGATTGCAGGAAGTGGTTACACTTACACAGTCAATAATCTCATCTGGAAAATATAGATTGAGTGATGATATTGCTGATAATTTTGTTCCTGAAACAGAAAATGGCCCAGAGTCAATATTTGCTATTCAATTTACTGTAAATGATGGTACTACAGCCGGAAGAATGAGCTATGAAGATGGCCTGAATTATCCTCATGGAGCTCCGCAATATGGATGCTGCGGGTTCCATGCAGGTAGTCAAAATCTTGTGAATGCCTATACTACAGACGCCAACGGATTGCCAAATTTTGATACTTTCAATGAATCTAATGCTGACTTAAATAAGCAGACTGTTGACCCAAGACTGGATCATACAGTTGGTATTGATGGACACGTTTATAAATATGATAACACGAAGTTGTTTAGTAATAGTTGGGTTCGTGACCCTGGTGTATATGGAAATTTCCATACTATGAGATTTCAACAACTCGCGTCAAGTAGTTCATATTTCAAGTTGGGACCTTTTATGGGAACTGCAAAAAACTATGATGTTATCAGATATGATGATGTACTTCTAATGCAAGCCGAAGCTTTTATACAATTGGGAGACCAAGACAAAGCTCTGCCTTTGATAAACCAGATTAGAAACAGAGCTGCCAAAAGTACTGGTAGATTGAAAAAACTTGATGGATCGTTTGCTTCAAATTATAATACCAAACCCTACTCGGGTGACAATTGGACCAAGGATTTTGCATTCAAAGCACTTCAGTGGGAGAGACGCTTAGAATTTGCAACAGAAGGATCAAGGTTTTTCGACCTGGTTAGATGGGGAATCGCGGAACAAACTCTTAACAAGTATGTTGAAAAGGAAAAAACCAGAAGGACATTTTTAGCTACTGCGAAATTTACAGCTGGAAGAGATGAATACCTGCCTATTCCTCAGGCTGAGATCACCTTTACCAATGGTCTGTATAAGCAGAACCCTGGCTATTAAAATTTAAATCATCATAGGATTTAAGGAAGTATAATGGTAGTAGTTGATTTACTACTACCATTTTTTTAAATCAAATTAAAAATATGAAAAAATATATCATAGGAGTGGCTTTGGCTTTGATAGTACTTGGCTGCAAAACAAGTGGTAATATTACCAAAAACGCATCATCAGATTATCGTCCTAATTTACATTTTTCGCCTGAGAAAAATTGGGCGAACGATCCTAATGGGCTTGTATATCTTGATGGAGAATATCATTTATTCTATCAATATAACCCATTTGGAGATCTATGGGGGCACATGAGTTGGGGACATGCAATAAGTAAAGATTTAAAAAAATGGGAGGAACTGCCCGTTGCTATACCCGAGAAAAAAAATGCTGATGGAACCACAACTATGATTTTTTCAGGCTGTGCTGTGATAGATAGCTTGAATACTTCAGGGTTCTTTGACGAAGGTTATAAAAAAGGAATGGTGGCAATTTTCACTTCTCATGTTGACAATAAAGGTATGGGAATGGCTCAACATCAAAGTCTTGCTTACAGTAATGACAAAGGTAGAACATGGAAGTTGTATGAAAAAAATCCAGTTTTGGACATCGGCTTAAAGGATTTCAGAGATCCCAATGTCATTTGGTATCCTGAGAGGAATGTATGGATAATGACCGTAGTAAAAGCATTAGAATATACTGTTCAGTTTTATGAATCTAAGGATCTTAAAAGTTGGAAACTACTTAGCGAATTTGGAAACCAGGGTGATGTTAGCAGAATTTGGGAATGTCCGTCGTTGATTAAAGTTCCGGTGATCGACGAATCCAAATTTAAATGGGTTTTAATGCTTTCAAGTGGAAGCAAAAATAATAACCTTTTGGGAGTACAGTATTTTGTTGGAGATTTTGATGGAATGAAGTTTGTTCCTCAAAAACAAGAGACATTGTTTTTTGACTCAGGTTATGACAATTATGCAACAATTCCATTTTTTAATTTACCAAAATCGCATGAAAAGCCTGTTTATTTGAGCTGGGCAAGTGATTGGGAATATGCGAGAGTTTTGCCGACGGAAGGATTTCGGGGGCAGTTTACGCTACCAAGAGAAGTGTCTCTTTTTAAAGATGATATTGGTGTTTATAGAATCATTCAGACACCTATAGTAGATTCATCTATTCCAACTGTAATATCAAGTTTAAAGCCAGGAGATCAATTGGAATCTAAGCTTATGAAGTCAAATCAAAATTTATACAGATTGATACTTGATTTTGATATTACCAATTCCAAAGGTTTTGAACTATTACTTTTAAAAAATGGAGACGAAAAGACCGTTCTCAATTTTGATAGCCAAAAAAATATTTTAAGCATTGACAGGAGGACTTCAGGCAATGTGGGTTTCAGTGAAAAATTTCCTAAATTAAATCAAATAGAATTCCTACCGGAAAATGGAAAAATAAAGTTGGATATTTTGGTTGACAAATCTATTATCGAAGTTTTTGCCAATAGCGGTAAGGAAGCTATAACTACATTAGTTTATCCAACCTATGGAAGTTCAAGTATTGAGCTAAATTGGAAATAAGTTAAAGCTTTATTAAAAAGGGTTGGAGTATTGTATTCTAATCCTTTTTTTTTCAATAAATGATGAAGAGTAAGTTTTAATTTAATTTTTTTTTGAAATAACAGTCTTAGACAGATTTTATTTCTCAAACTTCTTTTTTAATCTCAAATATTCCTGGTATTCTCTTTCTTCGGATTGCTTTCTCGCAATGCTTTGATAGTTTCCATATTCTTCAGAATCTCTGTCCATGAAATCAGGTATAATTATTATTTCCCATTCCTTTGCCAGTTGTTTCCAATATCCCGCCGCCTCAATAGTGATTTCCTTCCACTTGTCTTTTGATTGCACCTGGTTTTGATAGTTTATTCTAACAGGGTTACTTATGTCTGGTAAAATATTTTTTGCGTTTCCACTCCACCAACTGTGGAGGGTATTGTTATGCTTTCTCATTGCAAAATTTAATTCTTCGACTAAGAAATCATATAAGCTGTAATTTCTAACGAAAGCATAAATCTTGTATGCTGCAATAAGTTCCGGACTTTTATCTACTAATGATTTTGAGAGGTGATAGGCTGTATTTCTCCAGGGGTTAGAATCAATAAATGGCTGAGAATTTTCTTTTGTTTCAAACCAAGGGTAATAATAGTTGTGTTTGGCAAAGTCAAACTTCCTTGTTTTCACGTCGGGGACGTTTTGCTCCTGCCATAGATTCCAGATTTTATCCCAATTTTTCATGCTTGAAACGAATATTTAGAAGAATTGAAAACATTTGCATATTTGCTGAAAATTAAAAATTTTTCGCCATAATTTTTCAGATTTTCAAATCATTTTAAAGTATATTCTTTATCACTTACCGGTCTTAACCAAACTGCTCCCCCAAAATTAGTGTTTGTGCTAATTGCAATGTGTGTGACACTTTGAGTAGGAGATGCTCCATGCCAATGCTGAATATTCGGAGGACATTGGACTACATCACCTTTTTTTATTATTTTAATGGGTGACTCTTTTTCCTGATAATAACCAACCCCATCGGTTATTATAAGAATTTGACCGCCCGGATGATAATGCCAGTTGGTTCTGGCTCCGGGTTCAAAGGTTACATTTCCCATTGTTACGTTATATATGCTGTCATTTTGAGCAAACATTTTTACATAAACATCCCCAATGAAATTTTGATTGGAGACTTTATTGCCAATAGGAAAAATAGATTCTGTTTGTTTTTTAGAAGCAAGTTTTTTATTACAGCCAGTAGAGAAATAAACTATTGAAAGTAAAATAATTATAATTTTAATTTTCATAAATTTTTAATTTATAATGTCCTCTAAAACCTTTTTTGCCGCTTTGGATTTTTTTATACCAAGTGGTTTTCTAATTATCAGAACAAAATGACTTAATTGGTTTTGAGAATATCCCAGATTTTGACAAATTGAAAAATGGCTTTTGAGCATTGGTTCTGCTTTGCCTATTGCACTTATTACTGAAATAGTAACCAATTCTCTTTCAGCATAAGACAGAATATCACGTTCAAATAAATCGGCGAAAAGGTGCTCTTTTAGGAAGATTTCGATTTCTGGTGAAAATGTGGCATATCCTGCTTTGGGTCCATCCTGTGGATTTCCTGTAAGTTTTTCAAGTACTGTTTTTCCCCTTTCAAATTTGCTTCTATCATCGTAGATATGAC
It encodes the following:
- a CDS encoding RagB/SusD family nutrient uptake outer membrane protein; translated protein: MKNKILITFLTSSLIAFSSCESMLDYTPKGVLSSSDLTAPTAVEGLVTSAYAAIGNGDMIGPIYSMWAYGSVRSDDTYKGGGGTGDVGEIDALEHYNLVTPTMGAFVTRTWQNLFKSISRANVALRAVNNLDEASFPNKKVRLAELRFLRAHSYFTMKTLYKNIPIFDETVSDEDILKVSNTLSNEESWNKIAADFQFAVENLPANQSEIGRANKYAAQAYLAKLRLYQAYEQDASHKVVNINKTRLQEVVTLTQSIISSGKYRLSDDIADNFVPETENGPESIFAIQFTVNDGTTAGRMSYEDGLNYPHGAPQYGCCGFHAGSQNLVNAYTTDANGLPNFDTFNESNADLNKQTVDPRLDHTVGIDGHVYKYDNTKLFSNSWVRDPGVYGNFHTMRFQQLASSSSYFKLGPFMGTAKNYDVIRYDDVLLMQAEAFIQLGDQDKALPLINQIRNRAAKSTGRLKKLDGSFASNYNTKPYSGDNWTKDFAFKALQWERRLEFATEGSRFFDLVRWGIAEQTLNKYVEKEKTRRTFLATAKFTAGRDEYLPIPQAEITFTNGLYKQNPGY
- a CDS encoding cupin domain-containing protein, giving the protein MKIKIIIILLSIVYFSTGCNKKLASKKQTESIFPIGNKVSNQNFIGDVYVKMFAQNDSIYNVTMGNVTFEPGARTNWHYHPGGQILIITDGVGYYQEKESPIKIIKKGDVVQCPPNIQHWHGASPTQSVTHIAISTNTNFGGAVWLRPVSDKEYTLK
- a CDS encoding carboxymuconolactone decarboxylase family protein, whose protein sequence is MKNESILLKYGFNILILFWVLLFNNSLLFAQIAESSDFLNEQQKSIILISSYNANGDLRKLNGALNKGLNEGLSINKIKECLVHSYAYCGFPRSIRGLQTFMQVLEVRKKNGIKDWVGAEASHIYDDRSKFERGKTVLEKLTGNPQDGPKAGYATFSPEIEIFLKEHLFADLFERDILSYAERELVTISVISAIGKAEPMLKSHFSICQNLGYSQNQLSHFVLIIRKPLGIKKSKAAKKVLEDIIN
- a CDS encoding glycoside hydrolase family 32 protein codes for the protein MKKYIIGVALALIVLGCKTSGNITKNASSDYRPNLHFSPEKNWANDPNGLVYLDGEYHLFYQYNPFGDLWGHMSWGHAISKDLKKWEELPVAIPEKKNADGTTTMIFSGCAVIDSLNTSGFFDEGYKKGMVAIFTSHVDNKGMGMAQHQSLAYSNDKGRTWKLYEKNPVLDIGLKDFRDPNVIWYPERNVWIMTVVKALEYTVQFYESKDLKSWKLLSEFGNQGDVSRIWECPSLIKVPVIDESKFKWVLMLSSGSKNNNLLGVQYFVGDFDGMKFVPQKQETLFFDSGYDNYATIPFFNLPKSHEKPVYLSWASDWEYARVLPTEGFRGQFTLPREVSLFKDDIGVYRIIQTPIVDSSIPTVISSLKPGDQLESKLMKSNQNLYRLILDFDITNSKGFELLLLKNGDEKTVLNFDSQKNILSIDRRTSGNVGFSEKFPKLNQIEFLPENGKIKLDILVDKSIIEVFANSGKEAITTLVYPTYGSSSIELNWK